One stretch of Scophthalmus maximus strain ysfricsl-2021 chromosome 12, ASM2237912v1, whole genome shotgun sequence DNA includes these proteins:
- the atp2b1a gene encoding plasma membrane calcium-transporting ATPase 1a isoform X1 → MANNSYSGVKNSMVEANHDGEFGCTLKDLRSLMELRGAEAISKIGESYGDVQGLCGRLKTSPVDGLSGQPADIEKRKTVFGQNLIPPKKPKTFLQLVWEALQDVTLIILEVAAIVSLGLSFYKPPDAKRENCGRAAGGVEDETESEAGWIEGVAILLSVICVVLVTAFNDWSKEKQFRGLQNRIEQEQKFTVVRGGQVIQIPVAEIVVGDIAQIKYGDLLPSDGVLIQGNDLKIDESSLTGESDHVKKTQEKDPMLLSGTHVMEGSGKMLVTAVGVNSQTGIIFTLLGASEDDDDEDEEEKKKEKEEKKKQRKIKKQEGSVENRKKAKAQDGAAMEMQPLNSDEGADAEEKKKANLPKKEKSVLQGKLTKLAVQIGKAGLVMSAITVIILVVLFVVDTFWIQNLPWDKDCTPIYIQFFVKFFIIGVTVLVVAVPEGLPLAVTISLAYSVKKMMKDNNLVRHLDACETMGNATAICSDKTGTLTMNRMTVVQAYIADKYYRKVPEPENIAPSILDLLILGIAVNCAYTTKIMPPEKEGGLPRQVGNKTECSLLGFSNDLKRDYQTIRNEIPEEKLYKVYTFNSVRKSMSTVLKMADGSYRMFSKGASEILLKKCYKILTANGESKVFRPRDRDDMVKKVIEPMASEGLRTICLAYRDFPMSEGEPDWDNENDILSGLTCLCVVGIEDPVRLEVPDAIRKCQRAGITVRMVTGDNINTARAIASKCGILQPGDDFLCIEGKEFNRRIRNEKGEIEQERIDKIWPKLRVLARSSPTDKHTLVKGIIDSTVIEQRQVVAVTGDGTNDGPALKKADVGFAMGIAGTDVAKEASDIILTDDNFSSIVKAVMWGRNVYDSISKFLQFQLTVNVVAVIVAFTGACITQDSPLKAVQMLWVNLIMDTFASLALATEPPTEALLLRKPYGRNKPLISRTMMKNILGQGVYQLIIIFSLLFAGEKIFDIDSGRNAPLHAPPSEHYTIVFNTFVLMQLFNEINARKIHGERNVFDGIFNNLIFCSIVFGTFIIQIVIVQFGGKPFSCVALTIDQWLWCTFLGFGSLLWGQVISTVPTSRLKFLKTAGHGTQKEEIPDEELDELDDMEEIDHAERELRRGQILWFRGLNRIQTQMDVVSAFQSGTSFQGALRRQASNSSQQQHDIRVVNAFRSSISLYEGLGKPESRSSIHNFMNHPEFRIEDSEPHIPLIDDTDAEDDAPTKRNSASPRNATPTPPSPSPSPSPTPTPTPVNNNAAPTTPVSPSPNQNNNAVESSSNHLLPEGPKSGTPSAPGSPLHSLETSL, encoded by the exons ATGGCAAACAACTCGTACAGTGGGGTGAAGAACTCCATGGTGGAGGCCAACCACGATGGAGAGTTTGGCTGCACACTCAAAGACCTGCGCTCCCTTATGGAACTGAGGGGCGCCGAGGCGATAAGCAAAATTGGGGAATCTTACGGGGATGTTCAAGGACTCTGCGGCCGGTTAAAAACTTCACCTGTAGATG GTCTAAGTGGACAGCCTGCAGACATCGAGAAGCGGAAAACAGTGTTTGGGCAAAATTTGATACCACCCAAAAAGCCCAAAACTTTCTTACAGTTAGTGTGGGAGGCGCTACAGGATGTCACTCTGATTATCCTAGAAGTGGCAGCCATAGTTTCACTAGGCCTTTCTTTTTATAAACCTCCAGATGCCAAAAGAGAAA ACTGTGGAAGGGCtgctggaggagtggaggacGAAACCGAGTCGGAGGCGGGCTGGATCGAGGGGGTGGCGATTCTTCTTTCGGTCATCTGTGTGGTGCTGGTGACGGCGTTCAACGACTGGAGTAAAGAGAAGCAGTTCAGGGGCCTCCAGAACCGCATTGAGCAAGAGCAGAAATTCACAGTCGTCCGTGGAGGACAAGTTATCCAAATTCCCGTGGCTGAGATCGTGGTCGGCGACAttgcacaaataaaatatg gtgatCTTCTACCTTCTGACGGCGTCTTAATCCAAGGCAACGATCTGAAGATTGATGAGAGTTCACTCACAGGGGAGTCGGACCATgtcaagaaaacacaagaaaaagatCCAATGCTGTTATCAG GCACCCATGTAATGGAAGGCTCAGGGAAAATGCTGGTCACTGCTGTGGGTGTCAACTCTCAAACTGGAATTATCTTCACTCTACTCGGGGCCAGCGAagatgacgacgacgaggatgaagaggaaaagaaaaaggaaaaggaggagaagaagaaacagaggaaaa TAAAAAAGCAGGAGGGGTCTGTGGAAAATCGCAAGAAAG CTAAAGCTCAGGACGGTGCTGCGATGGAAATGCAGCCTCTGAACAGTGACGAGGGGGCGgatgcagaggagaaaaagaaagccaaCCTGCCAAAGAAGGAGAAGTCTGTTCTCCAGGGCAAACTGACCAAACTGGCTGTGCAGATCGGCAAAGCAG GGCTGGTTATGTCGGCCATCACTGTTATCATCCTGGTGGTGCTGTTTGTCGTGGACACCTTCTGGATCCAGAATCTGCCCTGGGACAAGGACTGCACTCCCATTTACATCCAGTTCTTTGTGAAATTCTTCATCATTGGCGTCACTGTCCTGGTGGTGGCTGTTCCCGAGGGCCTGCCACTCGCCGTGACGATTTCCCTGGCGTATTCCGTGAAG aaaatgatgaaagacAACAACCTGGTGCGTCACTTGGATGCCTGTGAGACAATGGGCAACGCCACAGCCATCTGCTCTGACAAGACCGGCACCCTCACCATGAACCGCATGACTGTGGTGCAGGCCTACATCGCGGACAAGTACTACAGGAAAGTCCCCGAACCAGAGAACATCGCCCCTTCCATTTTGGATCTCCTCATCCTGGGTATTGCAGTCAACTGCGCCTACACCACCAAGATCATG CCTCCAGAGAAAGAAGGAGGCCTGCCGCGGCAAGTGGGTAACAAGACGGAATGTTCCCTGCTCGGCTTTTCTAATGACCTGAAGCGCGACTACCAGACCATCCGCAACGAGATACCCGAAGAGAAACTGTACAAAGTCTACACCTTCAACTCGGTCCGCAAGTCCATGAGCACAGTGTTGAAGATGGCTGATGGCAGCTACCGCATGTTCAGCAAAGGAGCCTCGGAAATCCTCCTAAAAAA GTGCTATAAAATCCTGACAGCAAACGGCGAGTCTAAGGTGTTTCGCCCACGGGACAGAGATGACATGGTTAAGAAGGTGATCGAGCCCATGGCCTCAGAGGGCCTGAGGACCATCTGCCTCGCGTACAGAGATTTCCCCATGTCGGAGGGCGAGCCTGACTGGGACAATGAAAACGATATCCTCAGCGGACTGACCTGCCTCTGCGTGGTGGGCATCGAAGACCCCGTGAGACTTGAG GTCCCAGACGCCATCAGGAAATGCCAGCGCGCCGGCATCACGGTGCGAATGGTGACTGGGGACAACATCAACACGGCCCGAGCCATCGCTTCCAAGTGCGGCATCCTACAACCCGGCGACGACTTCCTCTGCATTGAGGGCAAAGAGTTCAACCGAAGGATACGCAACGAAAAAGGAGAG ATTGAGCAAGAACGCATTGACAAGATCTGGCCCAAACTACGAGTACTGGCTCGTTCGTCacccacagacaaacacaccttAGTGAAAG GTATTATAGACAGCACAGTGATAGAACAACGACAAGTAGTGGCAGTGACGGGAGATGGTACAAATGATGGTCCTGCCTTGAAGAAAGCTGATGTTGGCTTCGCCATG GGTATCGCTGGCACAGACGTAGCCAAGGAGGCATCTGACATCATCCTGACCGACGACAACTTCTCCAGCATCGTCAAAGCCGTCATGTGGGGACGCAATGTCTACGACAGCATCTCCAAGTTCCTCCAGTTCCAGCTCACCGTCAACGTGGTGGCCGTCATCGTCGCTTTCACCGGCGCCTGCATCACACAG gaCTCTCCACTGAAAGCAGTCCAGATGCTGTGGGTCAACCTGATCATGGACACCTTCGCCTCTCTAGCTTTGGCCACAGAGCCCCCCACAGAAGCCCTGCTGCTAAGGAAGCCATACGGCCGCAACAAGCCCCTCATCTCCCGCACCATGATGAAGAACATTCTTGGCCAGGGAGTGTACCAGCtcatcatcattttctcccTGCTCTTTGCTG GCgagaaaatatttgatatcGACAGCGGCAGGAACGCGCCCCTCCACGCCCCGCCCTCCGAACACTACACCATCGTCTTCAACACATTTGTGCTGATGCAGCTCTTCAACGAGATCAATGCCCGCAAGATCCACGGGGAGAGGAACGTCTTTGACGGCATCTTCAACAACCTCATCTTCTGTAGTATTGTCTTTGGTACCTTCATCATCCAG aTTGTCATAGTGCAGTTTGGAGGGAAGCCATTCAGTTGCGTGGCGCTGACCATCGACCAGTGGCTGTGGTGCACCTTCTTAGGCTTTGGCTCTCTACTATGGGGACAG GTGATCTCCACCGTACCCACCAGCCGCTTAAAGTTCTTGAAGACGGCGGGCCACGGCACCCAGAAGGAGGAGATCCCCGACGAGGAGCTGGACGAGCTGGACGACATGGAGGAGATCGACCACGCTGAGCGGGAGCTGCGCAGAGGCCAGATCCTCTGGTTCCGGGGCCTCAATCGCATCCAGACTCAG ATGGATGTAGTGAGTGCGTTCCAGAGTGGAACTTCCTTTCAGGGGGCTCTAAGGCGGCAGGCCTCCAACTCCAGCCAACAGCAGCACGAT atcCGGGTGGTGAATGCATTCCGCAGCTCCATCTCCCTCTATGAGGGGCTGGGGAAGCCCGAGTCGCGATCATCGATCCACAACTTCATGAACCACCCCGAGTTCCGGATAGAGGACTCCGAGCCCCACATCCCCCTCATAGACGACACGGACGCGGAGGACGACGCTCCCACCAAGCGCAACTCGGCCAGCCCCCGCAACGCCACGCCCACGCCGCCCTCGCCCTCACCGTCGCCCTCGCCCACGCCCACGCCCACGCCCGTCAACAACAACGCCGCCCCCACCACGCCGGTCTCGCCCTCCCCAAACCAGAACAATAACGCtgtggagagcagcagcaaccACCTCCTCCCGGAGGGCCCCAAATCAGGAACCCCCTCGGCCCCGGGGAGCCCCCTACACAGCTTGGAGACCTCCCTTTGa
- the atp2b1a gene encoding plasma membrane calcium-transporting ATPase 1a isoform X2 — protein sequence MANNSYSGVKNSMVEANHDGEFGCTLKDLRSLMELRGAEAISKIGESYGDVQGLCGRLKTSPVDGLSGQPADIEKRKTVFGQNLIPPKKPKTFLQLVWEALQDVTLIILEVAAIVSLGLSFYKPPDAKRENCGRAAGGVEDETESEAGWIEGVAILLSVICVVLVTAFNDWSKEKQFRGLQNRIEQEQKFTVVRGGQVIQIPVAEIVVGDIAQIKYGDLLPSDGVLIQGNDLKIDESSLTGESDHVKKTQEKDPMLLSGTHVMEGSGKMLVTAVGVNSQTGIIFTLLGASEDDDDEDEEEKKKEKEEKKKQRKIKKQEGSVENRKKAKAQDGAAMEMQPLNSDEGADAEEKKKANLPKKEKSVLQGKLTKLAVQIGKAGLVMSAITVIILVVLFVVDTFWIQNLPWDKDCTPIYIQFFVKFFIIGVTVLVVAVPEGLPLAVTISLAYSVKKMMKDNNLVRHLDACETMGNATAICSDKTGTLTMNRMTVVQAYIADKYYRKVPEPENIAPSILDLLILGIAVNCAYTTKIMPPEKEGGLPRQVGNKTECSLLGFSNDLKRDYQTIRNEIPEEKLYKVYTFNSVRKSMSTVLKMADGSYRMFSKGASEILLKKCYKILTANGESKVFRPRDRDDMVKKVIEPMASEGLRTICLAYRDFPMSEGEPDWDNENDILSGLTCLCVVGIEDPVRLEVPDAIRKCQRAGITVRMVTGDNINTARAIASKCGILQPGDDFLCIEGKEFNRRIRNEKGEIEQERIDKIWPKLRVLARSSPTDKHTLVKGIIDSTVIEQRQVVAVTGDGTNDGPALKKADVGFAMGIAGTDVAKEASDIILTDDNFSSIVKAVMWGRNVYDSISKFLQFQLTVNVVAVIVAFTGACITQDSPLKAVQMLWVNLIMDTFASLALATEPPTEALLLRKPYGRNKPLISRTMMKNILGQGVYQLIIIFSLLFAGEKIFDIDSGRNAPLHAPPSEHYTIVFNTFVLMQLFNEINARKIHGERNVFDGIFNNLIFCSIVFGTFIIQIVIVQFGGKPFSCVALTIDQWLWCTFLGFGSLLWGQVISTVPTSRLKFLKTAGHGTQKEEIPDEELDELDDMEEIDHAERELRRGQILWFRGLNRIQTQIRVVNAFRSSISLYEGLGKPESRSSIHNFMNHPEFRIEDSEPHIPLIDDTDAEDDAPTKRNSASPRNATPTPPSPSPSPSPTPTPTPVNNNAAPTTPVSPSPNQNNNAVESSSNHLLPEGPKSGTPSAPGSPLHSLETSL from the exons ATGGCAAACAACTCGTACAGTGGGGTGAAGAACTCCATGGTGGAGGCCAACCACGATGGAGAGTTTGGCTGCACACTCAAAGACCTGCGCTCCCTTATGGAACTGAGGGGCGCCGAGGCGATAAGCAAAATTGGGGAATCTTACGGGGATGTTCAAGGACTCTGCGGCCGGTTAAAAACTTCACCTGTAGATG GTCTAAGTGGACAGCCTGCAGACATCGAGAAGCGGAAAACAGTGTTTGGGCAAAATTTGATACCACCCAAAAAGCCCAAAACTTTCTTACAGTTAGTGTGGGAGGCGCTACAGGATGTCACTCTGATTATCCTAGAAGTGGCAGCCATAGTTTCACTAGGCCTTTCTTTTTATAAACCTCCAGATGCCAAAAGAGAAA ACTGTGGAAGGGCtgctggaggagtggaggacGAAACCGAGTCGGAGGCGGGCTGGATCGAGGGGGTGGCGATTCTTCTTTCGGTCATCTGTGTGGTGCTGGTGACGGCGTTCAACGACTGGAGTAAAGAGAAGCAGTTCAGGGGCCTCCAGAACCGCATTGAGCAAGAGCAGAAATTCACAGTCGTCCGTGGAGGACAAGTTATCCAAATTCCCGTGGCTGAGATCGTGGTCGGCGACAttgcacaaataaaatatg gtgatCTTCTACCTTCTGACGGCGTCTTAATCCAAGGCAACGATCTGAAGATTGATGAGAGTTCACTCACAGGGGAGTCGGACCATgtcaagaaaacacaagaaaaagatCCAATGCTGTTATCAG GCACCCATGTAATGGAAGGCTCAGGGAAAATGCTGGTCACTGCTGTGGGTGTCAACTCTCAAACTGGAATTATCTTCACTCTACTCGGGGCCAGCGAagatgacgacgacgaggatgaagaggaaaagaaaaaggaaaaggaggagaagaagaaacagaggaaaa TAAAAAAGCAGGAGGGGTCTGTGGAAAATCGCAAGAAAG CTAAAGCTCAGGACGGTGCTGCGATGGAAATGCAGCCTCTGAACAGTGACGAGGGGGCGgatgcagaggagaaaaagaaagccaaCCTGCCAAAGAAGGAGAAGTCTGTTCTCCAGGGCAAACTGACCAAACTGGCTGTGCAGATCGGCAAAGCAG GGCTGGTTATGTCGGCCATCACTGTTATCATCCTGGTGGTGCTGTTTGTCGTGGACACCTTCTGGATCCAGAATCTGCCCTGGGACAAGGACTGCACTCCCATTTACATCCAGTTCTTTGTGAAATTCTTCATCATTGGCGTCACTGTCCTGGTGGTGGCTGTTCCCGAGGGCCTGCCACTCGCCGTGACGATTTCCCTGGCGTATTCCGTGAAG aaaatgatgaaagacAACAACCTGGTGCGTCACTTGGATGCCTGTGAGACAATGGGCAACGCCACAGCCATCTGCTCTGACAAGACCGGCACCCTCACCATGAACCGCATGACTGTGGTGCAGGCCTACATCGCGGACAAGTACTACAGGAAAGTCCCCGAACCAGAGAACATCGCCCCTTCCATTTTGGATCTCCTCATCCTGGGTATTGCAGTCAACTGCGCCTACACCACCAAGATCATG CCTCCAGAGAAAGAAGGAGGCCTGCCGCGGCAAGTGGGTAACAAGACGGAATGTTCCCTGCTCGGCTTTTCTAATGACCTGAAGCGCGACTACCAGACCATCCGCAACGAGATACCCGAAGAGAAACTGTACAAAGTCTACACCTTCAACTCGGTCCGCAAGTCCATGAGCACAGTGTTGAAGATGGCTGATGGCAGCTACCGCATGTTCAGCAAAGGAGCCTCGGAAATCCTCCTAAAAAA GTGCTATAAAATCCTGACAGCAAACGGCGAGTCTAAGGTGTTTCGCCCACGGGACAGAGATGACATGGTTAAGAAGGTGATCGAGCCCATGGCCTCAGAGGGCCTGAGGACCATCTGCCTCGCGTACAGAGATTTCCCCATGTCGGAGGGCGAGCCTGACTGGGACAATGAAAACGATATCCTCAGCGGACTGACCTGCCTCTGCGTGGTGGGCATCGAAGACCCCGTGAGACTTGAG GTCCCAGACGCCATCAGGAAATGCCAGCGCGCCGGCATCACGGTGCGAATGGTGACTGGGGACAACATCAACACGGCCCGAGCCATCGCTTCCAAGTGCGGCATCCTACAACCCGGCGACGACTTCCTCTGCATTGAGGGCAAAGAGTTCAACCGAAGGATACGCAACGAAAAAGGAGAG ATTGAGCAAGAACGCATTGACAAGATCTGGCCCAAACTACGAGTACTGGCTCGTTCGTCacccacagacaaacacaccttAGTGAAAG GTATTATAGACAGCACAGTGATAGAACAACGACAAGTAGTGGCAGTGACGGGAGATGGTACAAATGATGGTCCTGCCTTGAAGAAAGCTGATGTTGGCTTCGCCATG GGTATCGCTGGCACAGACGTAGCCAAGGAGGCATCTGACATCATCCTGACCGACGACAACTTCTCCAGCATCGTCAAAGCCGTCATGTGGGGACGCAATGTCTACGACAGCATCTCCAAGTTCCTCCAGTTCCAGCTCACCGTCAACGTGGTGGCCGTCATCGTCGCTTTCACCGGCGCCTGCATCACACAG gaCTCTCCACTGAAAGCAGTCCAGATGCTGTGGGTCAACCTGATCATGGACACCTTCGCCTCTCTAGCTTTGGCCACAGAGCCCCCCACAGAAGCCCTGCTGCTAAGGAAGCCATACGGCCGCAACAAGCCCCTCATCTCCCGCACCATGATGAAGAACATTCTTGGCCAGGGAGTGTACCAGCtcatcatcattttctcccTGCTCTTTGCTG GCgagaaaatatttgatatcGACAGCGGCAGGAACGCGCCCCTCCACGCCCCGCCCTCCGAACACTACACCATCGTCTTCAACACATTTGTGCTGATGCAGCTCTTCAACGAGATCAATGCCCGCAAGATCCACGGGGAGAGGAACGTCTTTGACGGCATCTTCAACAACCTCATCTTCTGTAGTATTGTCTTTGGTACCTTCATCATCCAG aTTGTCATAGTGCAGTTTGGAGGGAAGCCATTCAGTTGCGTGGCGCTGACCATCGACCAGTGGCTGTGGTGCACCTTCTTAGGCTTTGGCTCTCTACTATGGGGACAG GTGATCTCCACCGTACCCACCAGCCGCTTAAAGTTCTTGAAGACGGCGGGCCACGGCACCCAGAAGGAGGAGATCCCCGACGAGGAGCTGGACGAGCTGGACGACATGGAGGAGATCGACCACGCTGAGCGGGAGCTGCGCAGAGGCCAGATCCTCTGGTTCCGGGGCCTCAATCGCATCCAGACTCAG atcCGGGTGGTGAATGCATTCCGCAGCTCCATCTCCCTCTATGAGGGGCTGGGGAAGCCCGAGTCGCGATCATCGATCCACAACTTCATGAACCACCCCGAGTTCCGGATAGAGGACTCCGAGCCCCACATCCCCCTCATAGACGACACGGACGCGGAGGACGACGCTCCCACCAAGCGCAACTCGGCCAGCCCCCGCAACGCCACGCCCACGCCGCCCTCGCCCTCACCGTCGCCCTCGCCCACGCCCACGCCCACGCCCGTCAACAACAACGCCGCCCCCACCACGCCGGTCTCGCCCTCCCCAAACCAGAACAATAACGCtgtggagagcagcagcaaccACCTCCTCCCGGAGGGCCCCAAATCAGGAACCCCCTCGGCCCCGGGGAGCCCCCTACACAGCTTGGAGACCTCCCTTTGa